In Halarcobacter bivalviorum, a genomic segment contains:
- a CDS encoding ATP-binding protein, with protein sequence MNEIIEFIKCKNVEKSTFFKQLKCSKEEAQILQFITRQYISGRDTSMVIDILSEFYDVENYEHLNKIQLIKSLLEFGWLVQSGFDQIKLSEMSQLELLNSIVTLSPAFLKLLEKGSLEFVLPEVKKYEDHLEYLQDQFFRIDLAQQLNLVKSNFDENSPNINRLRSKLTLLENRIKERIKETDGSIMLEDFFKQHSLNEQEQILFLALLKEEYSGGDGTLRDMNSLITLISSDDYEKIKFRSLLEEGSNLVSNSLVDYDEVLTPFGGINRNFYIPDDILYRISHPTKKTSRSTKMKLDSLIKEQETFELVTTNKTLDDVVLNEKTKEVLDSLLKQMDKQVFTRLKEWGIKDKRNIEARIIFYGFAGTGKTLTALAFAKTLKRQVLSFDCSKILSMYVGESEKNVRAIFDKYYELRDKSKSEPILLLNEADQFLSSRTTSNASGSEKMHNQMQNIFLEQIERFDGILIATTNLLESLDKAFSRRFNYKIEFKKPNYEQRVELWKKILPVNLPLSKDFNLEELAKHELTGGQIEMVIKNTAFKIAVEDAPLFKNSSFEEQISKELKGNFDSENKVGFF encoded by the coding sequence ATGAACGAAATAATAGAATTTATTAAATGTAAAAATGTTGAAAAGTCAACTTTTTTCAAACAACTAAAATGCTCAAAAGAAGAAGCACAGATTTTACAATTCATTACTAGACAATATATCTCAGGTAGAGATACTTCAATGGTAATTGATATTTTAAGTGAATTTTATGATGTAGAAAATTATGAGCATTTAAACAAAATTCAATTAATTAAATCATTATTAGAGTTTGGATGGCTTGTTCAAAGTGGTTTTGACCAAATAAAATTGAGTGAAATGTCTCAACTTGAACTTTTAAATTCTATCGTAACTCTATCTCCTGCATTTTTAAAACTTTTAGAAAAAGGTTCTTTAGAATTTGTTTTGCCAGAAGTAAAAAAATATGAAGATCATTTAGAGTATTTACAAGACCAATTTTTTAGAATTGATTTAGCACAACAGTTAAATTTAGTAAAGAGTAATTTTGATGAAAACTCACCAAATATAAATAGATTAAGGTCAAAACTAACTCTTCTTGAAAATAGAATAAAAGAGAGAATAAAAGAGACTGATGGCTCAATTATGCTTGAAGACTTTTTTAAACAGCACTCTTTAAATGAACAAGAACAAATTTTATTTTTAGCTCTTTTAAAAGAGGAGTATTCAGGTGGAGATGGAACTTTAAGAGATATGAACTCTTTAATTACTTTGATTTCAAGTGATGATTATGAAAAGATAAAGTTTAGGTCTCTTCTAGAAGAGGGTTCAAATTTAGTTTCAAACTCTTTAGTTGATTATGATGAGGTTTTAACTCCTTTTGGAGGAATAAATAGAAATTTCTATATTCCTGATGATATCTTATATAGAATCTCTCATCCAACTAAAAAAACAAGTAGAAGTACAAAAATGAAACTTGATTCTTTGATAAAAGAGCAAGAGACTTTTGAACTTGTTACTACAAATAAGACTTTAGATGATGTTGTTTTAAATGAAAAAACAAAAGAAGTTTTAGACTCACTTTTAAAGCAGATGGATAAGCAAGTATTCACAAGACTTAAAGAGTGGGGAATAAAAGATAAAAGAAATATTGAAGCAAGAATTATCTTTTATGGTTTTGCTGGAACAGGTAAAACTTTAACAGCTCTTGCTTTTGCAAAGACTTTAAAAAGACAAGTTCTAAGTTTTGATTGCTCTAAAATTCTTTCAATGTATGTGGGAGAGAGTGAAAAAAATGTAAGAGCTATCTTTGATAAATATTATGAATTAAGAGATAAAAGTAAGTCTGAACCAATTTTATTATTAAATGAAGCAGACCAGTTTTTAAGTTCAAGAACAACATCAAATGCTAGTGGAAGTGAAAAGATGCATAATCAAATGCAAAATATTTTCTTAGAGCAGATTGAGAGATTTGATGGAATTTTAATTGCTACAACAAATCTTTTAGAGTCTTTAGATAAAGCATTTTCAAGAAGATTTAACTATAAAATTGAGTTTAAAAAACCAAATTATGAACAAAGAGTTGAACTTTGGAAAAAGATACTTCCAGTAAATCTTCCTTTGTCAAAAGATTTTAATCTTGAAGAGCTGGCAAAACATGAGCTAACAGGTGGTCAAATTGAGATGGTAATCAAAAACACAGCATTTAAAATTGCTGTTGAAGATGCCCCTTTATTTAAAAATAGCTCTTTTGAAGAACAGATTTCAAAAGAGTTAAAAGG
- a CDS encoding sel1 repeat family protein has translation MKKILSLILVFLFLTGCAVNNLPTESKYSKETLIKKANNGDITAMLELAKYYKYPEVIEGLQYFDKWYASIDEKDDPLLVAQIADIYYTYNDMFLDGENKALKLLNQAANQGSLEAKVTLIKHYVTTYKIYEAKKLEEEIIDKLSLEQLQNLYTIYTDKYRRIEAEKVVSYIVERGGSLPFDEQMKEIKSIFFKVDSQEKIEAFISNVIKTQDIEKMSNAADLFKDKYRFQEASTIYEEILKLDTNNANAYFKLSTIYANGNSRQNIKKDVEKAEEYLEKAAALNHEEATLELLKAYSQNRETVNKYFKLKHKIEKNPETLLLLAKYYKKKRQTEKADAIFDKLATLGNQEAIIDLALRIPSRYYFNPEEYVISQKWQKYIFESKDDELKTNFLDKATKNYSFKTAFPDLIEKLNEEKLASNNIIELREFAQKNRYNNPELSIKFYEKASKAGDIKSSLELINIYIGRKVKKYAEAEKILINLSQKGDVKATYRLADFYMNPPYYMDEKPNHEKGLAVYEELAEKGDIKAMEKLLNYHLCNSCKESPKQDEVKGFYYLKKLFEIRKTPRDYASMGWSYNYGKGVEQDLLKAEEYYLLAAQKGYYAAYYNLAWLYYKDDRFKDLKLIRLDYLKAKEYLEKGIEKHHYESMNLLGVFYKDGLGVKKDMTKAIPLFEKAAYYDKYAAIHLAKYYKEKKDYKNAFKYFKIGKDKGDAAAEIEFGILHEKGLGTEKNVEEAVKYYQRAYENYYDKSQKDVAAYNIGLVYHYGKGKVKKDLEKAKSWYLKSKHSKAKIELEKIEKLKK, from the coding sequence ATGAAAAAAATTTTATCACTTATTTTAGTGTTTTTATTTCTTACTGGATGTGCGGTAAACAATCTTCCAACTGAGAGTAAATACTCTAAAGAGACTTTAATTAAAAAGGCTAATAATGGCGATATTACAGCCATGTTAGAATTGGCAAAATATTATAAATATCCTGAAGTAATAGAAGGATTACAATATTTTGATAAATGGTATGCATCTATTGATGAAAAAGATGACCCCCTGTTAGTTGCTCAAATTGCAGATATTTATTATACATATAATGATATGTTCTTAGATGGAGAGAACAAAGCGTTAAAACTATTAAATCAAGCTGCAAATCAAGGAAGCTTAGAAGCAAAAGTTACTTTAATCAAACACTATGTAACTACATATAAAATTTATGAAGCAAAAAAGTTAGAAGAAGAGATTATTGATAAACTTTCATTAGAACAACTTCAAAATCTATATACTATCTATACAGATAAATATAGAAGAATTGAAGCAGAAAAAGTTGTTTCATATATTGTAGAAAGAGGTGGCTCACTTCCTTTTGATGAACAAATGAAAGAGATAAAAAGTATCTTCTTTAAAGTTGATTCTCAAGAAAAGATTGAGGCGTTTATTTCAAATGTTATAAAAACTCAAGATATTGAAAAAATGTCAAATGCTGCTGATTTATTTAAAGATAAATATAGATTCCAAGAAGCATCAACAATATATGAAGAGATTTTAAAACTTGATACTAACAATGCAAATGCTTATTTCAAACTATCAACAATTTATGCTAATGGAAACTCTAGACAAAATATCAAAAAAGATGTTGAAAAAGCAGAAGAGTATTTAGAAAAAGCTGCTGCTCTTAATCACGAAGAAGCTACTTTAGAACTTCTAAAAGCTTATTCTCAAAACAGAGAGACAGTAAATAAATACTTTAAACTAAAACATAAAATAGAAAAAAATCCAGAGACTCTTTTACTTCTTGCCAAATATTATAAAAAGAAAAGACAAACAGAGAAAGCCGATGCAATCTTTGACAAACTTGCAACACTAGGAAATCAAGAAGCAATTATAGATTTAGCTCTTAGAATTCCTTCAAGATATTACTTCAATCCAGAAGAGTATGTAATATCACAAAAATGGCAAAAATATATTTTTGAAAGTAAAGATGATGAATTAAAAACTAACTTTTTAGATAAAGCTACTAAAAACTACTCATTTAAAACTGCTTTCCCTGACCTTATAGAGAAACTTAATGAAGAAAAATTAGCTTCTAATAATATTATTGAGCTTAGAGAATTTGCACAAAAAAATAGATACAACAATCCTGAGTTAAGCATCAAATTTTACGAAAAAGCTTCTAAAGCTGGAGATATTAAAAGTTCTTTAGAGTTAATCAATATCTATATAGGTAGAAAAGTTAAAAAATATGCAGAGGCAGAAAAAATCTTAATTAATCTTTCTCAAAAAGGTGATGTTAAAGCTACATATAGACTTGCAGATTTTTATATGAACCCTCCTTATTATATGGATGAAAAGCCAAATCATGAAAAAGGATTAGCTGTTTATGAAGAATTAGCTGAAAAAGGCGATATTAAAGCAATGGAAAAACTTTTAAATTATCATCTTTGTAATTCTTGTAAAGAGAGTCCAAAACAGGATGAAGTAAAAGGTTTCTACTACTTAAAAAAACTTTTTGAAATAAGAAAAACACCAAGAGATTATGCTTCAATGGGATGGTCTTATAATTATGGAAAAGGTGTTGAACAAGATTTATTAAAAGCAGAAGAGTATTATTTATTAGCTGCCCAAAAAGGTTATTATGCAGCATATTATAATTTAGCTTGGTTATATTATAAAGATGATAGATTTAAAGATTTAAAATTAATTAGACTTGATTATCTAAAAGCAAAAGAGTACTTAGAAAAAGGAATTGAAAAACATCATTATGAAAGTATGAATCTACTTGGTGTATTCTATAAAGATGGTTTAGGTGTAAAAAAAGATATGACTAAAGCAATTCCTTTATTTGAAAAAGCAGCTTATTATGATAAATACGCAGCTATTCACTTAGCTAAATATTATAAAGAGAAAAAAGATTATAAAAATGCCTTCAAATACTTTAAAATTGGAAAAGATAAAGGGGATGCTGCAGCTGAAATTGAGTTTGGGATTCTGCATGAAAAAGGTTTAGGTACAGAAAAAAATGTAGAAGAAGCTGTTAAATATTACCAAAGAGCTTATGAAAACTATTATGATAAATCGCAAAAAGATGTTGCAGCTTATAATATAGGACTAGTTTATCATTATGGAAAAGGTAAAGTAAAAAAAGATCTTGAAAAAGCTAAAAGCTGGTATCTTAAATCAAAACATTCAAAAGCAAAAATTGAGTTAGAAAAGATAGAGAAACTAAAAAAGTAA
- a CDS encoding AEC family transporter: MQNIIEALLPIFFLIILGYFFKRIKFPNEEFWASSDKFTYYVLFPALLIYKLSTASLEGIDGFNFILSAFLTMIVLTLSLMLFNRFIKKFKGDAFTSIYQGAIRFNTYVFLALIDAIFGDSGLVLAALLMTFMIPLINVFCISIFSVYAASNKITIKSFLLSIIKNPLIMGCVVGGLLNFFGITLFTPLEKTLGILSSAALPLGLLSVGVGLHLSHIKEAKLELIVAIIVKLVVYPFVIYFIAKALGITGLALLVLVVFGSMPTASSAYILARQLGGDLKLMSAVITMQTLLSILSISAILMILQNQF; the protein is encoded by the coding sequence ATGCAAAATATTATAGAAGCCTTATTACCAATTTTTTTCCTTATTATTTTAGGATACTTTTTTAAAAGAATAAAATTCCCAAATGAAGAGTTTTGGGCAAGTTCAGATAAATTTACCTATTATGTACTCTTTCCAGCTCTTTTAATATATAAACTCTCAACCGCTTCCTTAGAAGGAATTGATGGCTTTAACTTTATTCTTTCTGCTTTTTTAACAATGATTGTTTTAACTCTTTCTCTTATGTTATTTAATCGTTTTATAAAGAAGTTCAAAGGGGATGCTTTTACCTCTATTTATCAAGGGGCAATAAGGTTTAATACTTATGTTTTCTTAGCTCTTATAGATGCAATTTTTGGAGATAGTGGTTTAGTATTAGCTGCTCTTCTAATGACTTTTATGATTCCTCTTATAAATGTTTTTTGTATCTCTATTTTTTCTGTTTATGCAGCAAGTAATAAGATAACTATAAAATCATTTCTTTTATCAATTATAAAAAATCCTCTAATTATGGGATGTGTAGTTGGTGGTTTATTAAATTTCTTTGGTATAACTCTTTTTACTCCACTTGAGAAAACTCTAGGTATTTTAAGTTCAGCAGCACTTCCTTTAGGTCTTTTATCAGTTGGGGTTGGACTTCATCTATCTCATATAAAAGAAGCAAAACTTGAGTTAATAGTAGCAATTATTGTAAAGCTTGTAGTTTACCCTTTTGTAATCTATTTTATTGCAAAGGCTTTAGGAATTACAGGTTTAGCTCTACTTGTTTTAGTGGTTTTTGGTTCTATGCCAACAGCTTCATCAGCATATATTTTAGCAAGGCAACTAGGAGGGGATTTAAAGCTAATGTCTGCAGTTATTACAATGCAGACACTGCTTTCTATTTTATCTATTTCAGCAATATTAATGATTTTACAAAATCAGTTTTAA
- a CDS encoding NADPH-dependent FMN reductase, with product MSKIGILVASANNNLKLGQRLAQLAEELGVETELINLVDLDLPLYSTVEEERNGLPASAQELANKVLALKAFIVVAPEYNGVMPPVLNNAMAWTSRSTKDWRDAFNEKVVGLATHSGGGGQKGLQAMRIQFQHLGANILAREILTSYDKPLNEDTAKNMIQQLDKLSRV from the coding sequence ATGTCAAAAATAGGAATTCTAGTTGCAAGTGCAAATAATAACCTAAAATTAGGACAAAGATTAGCTCAACTTGCAGAAGAGTTAGGTGTAGAAACAGAACTTATTAACTTAGTTGACTTAGATTTACCACTTTATAGTACAGTTGAAGAGGAAAGAAATGGTCTTCCAGCTTCTGCTCAAGAGTTAGCAAATAAAGTATTAGCATTAAAAGCTTTTATTGTAGTAGCTCCTGAATATAATGGAGTTATGCCTCCTGTATTAAATAATGCAATGGCTTGGACTTCAAGAAGCACAAAGGATTGGAGAGATGCTTTTAATGAAAAAGTTGTAGGTTTAGCAACTCACTCTGGTGGTGGAGGACAAAAAGGTCTTCAAGCTATGAGAATTCAGTTCCAACACTTAGGTGCAAATATTTTAGCAAGAGAGATTTTAACAAGTTATGATAAACCGTTAAATGAAGATACTGCTAAAAATATGATTCAACAATTAGATAAACTTTCAAGGGTATAA
- a CDS encoding helix-turn-helix domain-containing protein produces MHLDIDEQEIVELHKTIAENVKRIRKNKKVSQTDLALSIGHKSVSMVSKIEAGLENKHYNIEQLYKISKALNVDLAEFFK; encoded by the coding sequence TTGCATTTAGATATTGATGAACAAGAGATTGTAGAACTTCATAAAACTATTGCTGAAAATGTGAAAAGAATAAGAAAGAATAAAAAAGTTTCTCAAACAGATTTAGCACTTAGTATTGGGCATAAATCAGTAAGTATGGTAAGTAAAATAGAAGCTGGCTTAGAAAATAAACACTACAATATAGAACAACTTTATAAAATATCAAAAGCATTAAATGTAGATTTAGCAGAGTTTTTTAAATAA
- the nfo gene encoding deoxyribonuclease IV, translating into MKYVGAHVSASGGVYNAPINAAKIGCKAFALFTKNQRQWKAKELDTKTIDKWFEELEKTGIQAKHILPHDSYLINLGHPSEEAREKSLDGFIHEIQRCEILKLDRLNFHPGSHLRKISEEECLDRIALSMNQAIDATNDVKLVIENTAGQGSNLGYKFEHLAYLIDRVEDKSRVGVCIDTCHMFTAGYDIRTKEAYDKTWNEFDSIVGRQYLMGMHINDSKPELGSRVDRHHSLGMGQIGWDAFKFIMNDDRMDDIPLVLETIDEEIWAQEIQALYDLVEK; encoded by the coding sequence ATGAAATATGTTGGAGCACATGTAAGTGCAAGTGGAGGAGTATATAATGCCCCAATAAATGCTGCTAAAATTGGCTGTAAAGCCTTTGCTCTTTTTACAAAAAATCAAAGACAATGGAAAGCAAAAGAGTTAGATACTAAAACTATTGATAAATGGTTTGAAGAGTTAGAAAAAACTGGAATTCAAGCAAAACATATCTTACCTCATGATTCATATCTTATTAATTTAGGTCATCCAAGTGAAGAAGCAAGAGAGAAATCTTTAGATGGGTTTATTCATGAAATACAAAGATGTGAAATTTTAAAGCTTGATAGATTAAATTTTCATCCAGGTTCTCATCTTAGAAAAATCTCAGAGGAAGAGTGTTTAGATAGAATTGCCTTATCTATGAATCAAGCAATTGACGCTACAAATGATGTAAAACTTGTAATAGAAAATACAGCAGGACAAGGTTCTAATCTAGGGTATAAATTTGAGCATTTAGCTTACTTAATTGATAGAGTTGAGGATAAAAGTAGAGTTGGTGTTTGTATTGATACCTGTCATATGTTTACGGCTGGTTATGATATAAGAACTAAAGAGGCTTATGATAAAACATGGAATGAGTTTGATTCTATTGTAGGAAGACAATACCTTATGGGAATGCATATAAATGATTCAAAACCAGAACTTGGAAGTAGAGTCGATAGACACCACTCTTTAGGTATGGGACAAATTGGTTGGGATGCCTTCAAATTCATTATGAATGACGATAGAATGGATGATATTCCTTTAGTACTTGAAACAATTGATGAAGAGATTTGGGCACAAGAGATTCAAGCTTTATATGATTTAGTAGAGAAGTAA
- a CDS encoding epoxyqueuosine reductase QueH, which translates to MLVHICCAVDSHYFLERLQEDFPEEKLVGFFYDPNIHPYNEYRLRYLDVEYSCKKLGIELLEGPYNLEEWLKKVKGLENEPEKGDRCTVCYDDRLEVSAKKAIELGHDKFTTSLLISPKKSQDKLEKIGAKLTEELGCEFIFKDYRSGNGTQIQGEVVKENSLYRQNYCGCLFGLTQQREQQKKIMDEMFSPLSHQILPESIESRLELYKKRDEMEEQGIPYQIIKQRFLNYRLLSGKVKINKQTVPSYFLCYSTLNRKKMNGTIAYEKDEIAYLNRDEVKVLSIDMFNSIGNSTFRNVLKLMYNPPTFESELNIRNAITQNPYGLSTIVIVDEVIDGKYEIELDSVIYEDVKEVLI; encoded by the coding sequence TTGTTAGTACATATATGTTGCGCTGTAGATTCACATTACTTTCTTGAAAGACTACAAGAAGACTTTCCTGAGGAAAAACTTGTAGGTTTTTTTTATGACCCAAATATTCATCCTTATAATGAATATAGACTTAGATATCTTGATGTTGAATACTCATGTAAAAAATTAGGAATTGAACTTCTTGAAGGTCCATACAATTTAGAAGAGTGGCTAAAAAAAGTAAAAGGTCTTGAAAATGAACCTGAAAAAGGTGATAGATGCACAGTATGTTATGATGATAGACTGGAAGTTAGTGCAAAAAAAGCTATTGAATTAGGACATGATAAATTTACTACTTCTTTACTTATCTCTCCAAAAAAATCTCAAGATAAATTAGAAAAAATTGGAGCAAAACTAACAGAAGAACTTGGTTGTGAGTTTATTTTCAAAGATTATAGAAGTGGAAATGGAACTCAAATTCAAGGTGAAGTTGTAAAAGAGAATAGTCTATATAGACAAAACTACTGTGGCTGTCTATTTGGATTAACACAACAAAGAGAACAACAAAAGAAAATTATGGATGAGATGTTTTCTCCCCTTTCTCACCAAATACTTCCAGAATCAATTGAAAGTAGACTTGAACTATATAAAAAAAGAGATGAAATGGAAGAGCAAGGTATTCCATATCAAATCATTAAACAAAGATTTTTAAACTATAGACTTTTAAGTGGTAAAGTTAAAATCAATAAACAAACAGTTCCTTCATATTTTTTATGTTATTCAACATTAAATAGAAAAAAGATGAACGGTACTATTGCTTATGAAAAAGATGAGATTGCTTATTTAAATAGAGATGAAGTAAAAGTTTTAAGTATCGATATGTTCAACTCTATTGGGAATAGCACCTTTAGAAATGTATTAAAACTTATGTATAACCCACCAACATTTGAATCAGAATTAAATATTAGAAATGCAATTACTCAAAATCCTTATGGTCTTTCAACTATTGTAATTGTTGATGAAGTAATTGATGGAAAATATGAGATTGAACTTGACTCAGTAATTTATGAGGATGTAAAGGAAGTACTTATATGA
- the lpxB gene encoding lipid-A-disaccharide synthase — MKLLVCAMEASSNIHLKELKKHLNDNVELKGVFDNSLGNPLYDLTSLAIMGFTDAIKKLRFFFRLRDELVELANDCDKVLLMDSSGFNLPLAKKLKERYPNKEIIYYILPQAWAWKKKRVEKLEKYCTKLCSIIPFESQMYTDKEKITYVGHPLLDEIHEFKEELTQSNKIIYMPGSRKTEIVNHMNVYRELASKIENKEHILIIPKKFDEEFIKKYYGDISLFKVSNDSHKELKEAEFGFICSGTATLEAALIGTPFVMSYVAKKVDYFLGRLFVKLPYIGLANIFLYKSDKEAIHKEFFQEDVTFENLYSEYKNINKNDFLETSKVLREYLKHGSSKNVADIIQS; from the coding sequence ATGAAACTTCTAGTTTGCGCAATGGAAGCTTCATCAAATATTCACTTAAAAGAGTTAAAAAAACACCTAAATGACAATGTTGAACTAAAAGGAGTTTTTGATAACTCATTAGGGAACCCTTTATATGACCTAACTTCTCTTGCTATCATGGGATTTACTGATGCTATAAAAAAACTTAGATTCTTTTTTCGTCTTCGTGATGAACTTGTAGAATTAGCAAATGATTGTGATAAAGTTTTACTTATGGATAGCTCGGGGTTTAACCTTCCCTTAGCTAAAAAACTAAAAGAAAGATATCCAAACAAAGAGATAATCTACTATATCTTACCTCAAGCTTGGGCTTGGAAGAAAAAAAGAGTAGAAAAACTAGAAAAATATTGTACAAAACTATGTTCTATTATTCCCTTTGAATCACAAATGTATACAGACAAAGAAAAAATAACTTATGTGGGGCATCCCTTACTTGATGAGATTCATGAATTCAAAGAAGAGTTAACACAATCAAATAAAATTATCTATATGCCAGGAAGTAGAAAAACAGAGATTGTAAATCATATGAATGTTTATAGAGAGTTAGCTTCAAAAATAGAAAATAAAGAGCATATTTTGATTATTCCTAAAAAATTTGATGAAGAGTTTATCAAGAAATACTATGGAGATATTTCACTATTTAAAGTTTCAAATGATTCACATAAAGAGTTGAAAGAAGCAGAATTTGGTTTTATTTGTAGTGGAACAGCTACACTTGAAGCAGCACTAATAGGAACTCCTTTTGTTATGAGTTATGTGGCGAAAAAAGTTGATTACTTTTTAGGAAGACTTTTTGTTAAATTACCATATATTGGTTTAGCAAATATCTTTTTATATAAATCAGACAAAGAGGCTATTCATAAAGAATTTTTCCAAGAGGATGTAACTTTTGAGAACCTTTATTCTGAATATAAAAATATAAATAAAAATGATTTTTTAGAAACCTCTAAAGTACTGAGAGAATATTTGAAACATGGAAGTTCTAAAAATGTAGCTGACATAATTCAAAGCTAA
- the fabZ gene encoding 3-hydroxyacyl-ACP dehydratase FabZ, whose product MLDINEIQEILPHRYPFLLVDRITEMEKGVSVSGYKNISISEPAFMGHFPGHPIYPGVLILEGMAQAGGVLALKSNDLSNEELKSKVIYFMSIDKAKFRSPVKPGDKLVYKIEIIKLKGTLIVLDGKAYVDDKLVAQAELKAMVVDK is encoded by the coding sequence ATGCTAGATATAAACGAAATACAAGAAATATTACCACACAGATATCCTTTTTTACTTGTAGATAGAATTACAGAGATGGAAAAAGGTGTTAGTGTATCGGGATATAAAAATATTTCAATTAGTGAGCCTGCATTTATGGGACACTTTCCTGGACACCCAATTTACCCAGGAGTACTAATTTTAGAAGGTATGGCACAAGCAGGTGGAGTACTTGCACTAAAAAGTAATGACCTTTCAAATGAAGAATTAAAAAGTAAAGTTATTTACTTTATGAGTATTGATAAAGCAAAATTTAGAAGTCCTGTTAAACCAGGAGATAAATTAGTTTATAAAATTGAAATTATCAAACTAAAAGGTACTTTAATTGTTCTTGATGGAAAAGCTTATGTTGATGATAAGTTAGTTGCACAAGCTGAATTAAAAGCAATGGTAGTTGATAAATAA
- the lpxA gene encoding acyl-ACP--UDP-N-acetylglucosamine O-acyltransferase, with protein sequence MNNIHKTAIIEEGAQLGENITIGAYTIIGKDVKIGDGTVVDSHTVIDGKTTIGKNNHIFSHASIGTIPQDLKFNGEDVELIIGDNNKIREYTLFNPGTQGGGSKTIIGSNNLFMGYVHVAHDCIIGNSCIFANCATLAGHVEIDDFVVIGGMTPIHQFCKIGTGSMIAGGSVVTQDIPPYCLAEGNRAKLKGLNLTGLRRRFENKEDINEIKKAYKALFRGSKALKDSAQELLEESSNEHTKLMCDFVINTTRGIPFDRKTGE encoded by the coding sequence ATGAATAATATTCACAAAACTGCAATAATTGAAGAAGGCGCACAACTAGGAGAGAATATCACTATTGGAGCATATACAATTATTGGTAAAGATGTAAAAATTGGAGATGGAACAGTTGTTGATTCTCATACAGTAATTGATGGGAAAACTACAATTGGTAAAAACAATCATATCTTTTCACATGCTTCAATAGGAACAATTCCACAAGATTTAAAATTCAATGGGGAAGATGTTGAATTAATTATTGGGGATAATAACAAAATTAGAGAATATACTCTATTTAATCCAGGAACACAAGGTGGTGGTTCAAAAACTATCATTGGAAGTAATAATCTATTTATGGGTTATGTTCATGTGGCTCATGATTGTATTATTGGAAACAGTTGTATTTTTGCAAACTGTGCAACTCTAGCAGGACATGTTGAAATTGATGATTTTGTAGTAATTGGTGGAATGACACCTATTCATCAATTTTGTAAAATAGGAACAGGCTCAATGATTGCTGGTGGTTCTGTTGTAACTCAAGATATTCCTCCTTATTGTTTAGCAGAAGGTAATAGAGCTAAACTAAAAGGTCTTAACTTAACAGGTCTTAGAAGAAGATTTGAAAATAAAGAAGATATCAATGAAATTAAAAAAGCCTATAAAGCTCTATTTAGAGGTTCAAAAGCTCTAAAAGATTCAGCACAAGAACTTTTAGAAGAATCAAGTAATGAACACACTAAATTAATGTGTGATTTTGTAATTAATACGACAAGAGGTATTCCATTTGATAGAAAGACAGGAGAATAA